A single Ziziphus jujuba cultivar Dongzao chromosome 11, ASM3175591v1 DNA region contains:
- the LOC107414341 gene encoding mitogen-activated protein kinase 19, which translates to MHPEHPKKDLKQMDFFTEYGDANRYKILEVIGKGSYGVVCAAIDTHTGEKVAIKKIHDVFEHISDAIRILREIKLLRLLRHPDIVEIKRIMLPPSKREFKDIYVVFELMESDLHQVIKANDDLTREHHQFFLYQMLRALKYMHTANVYHRDLKPKNILANANCKLKVCDFGLARVAFSDTPTTIFWTDYVATRWYRAPELCGSFFSKYTPAIDIWSIGCIFAEVLTGKPLFPGKSVVHQLDLITDLLGTPSSETISGVRNEKARRYLTEMRKKPSVPFVHKFSNADPLALRLLQRLLAFDPKDRPTAEEALADPYFKGLAKVEREPSCQPISKLEFEFERRRVIKDDIRELIYREILEYHPQLLKDYMNGTDGTNFLYPSAIGQFKMQIAYLEENSGKSGPVIPPERKHVSLPRSTVHSSTISPNAQPNLFSYENRQMIEQASNNDRVTDANLGNSTKGSRPPPRVPGAKPGRVVGPVLPYESGRSMKETYEPRIYRNSILPSQAVSPHCFFRTHTANQEKSVVDIQRDSSQAKRQPETQLFNMAAKPASGIDVNPNPYYQTQTKVDQLNAIDAKLLQAQTQFGAVGAAAVAVAAHRKAGAVQYGLS; encoded by the exons ATGCATCCTGAGCACCCAAAAAAG GACCTCAAACAGATGGATTTTTTCACTGAATATGGGGATGCCAATCGATATAAGATTCTGGAAGTTATAGGGAAGGGAAGTTATGGGGTTGTTTGTGCAGCTATTGATACGCATACTGGAGAGAAAGTTGCCATAAAGAAAATACACGATGTGTTTGAGCACATCTCGGATGCTATTCGCATCCTGCGTGAAATTAAGTTGCTTAGGCTTTTACGGCACCCTGATATTGTTGAAATTAAGCGCATCATGTTGCCGCCTTCAAAGAGGGAGTTCAAAGATATTTATGTTGTATTTGAGCTCATGGAGTCTGATCTGCACCAAGTTATCAAGGCTAACGATGACTTAACCCGTGAGCATCATCAGTTTTTTCTGTATCAGATGCTACGTGCATTGAAATATATGCATACAG CAAATGTGTATCATCGAGATCTGAAGCCAAAGAACATATTGGCAAATGCAAATTGCAAGCTCAAAGTTTGTGACTTTGGACTAGCAAGAGTTGCATTTAGTGATACCCCCACCACAATATTTTGGACA GACTATGTAGCTACAAGATGGTATAGGGCTCCAGAATTATGTGGTTCATTTTTTTCCAAG TATACTCCTGCGATAGATATATGGAGTATTGGATGCATCTTTGCTGAGGTGTTGACTGGGAAACCATTGTTTCCTGGTAAGAGTGTTGTTCATCAATTAGATCTGATCACTGATCTTTTGGGGACACCTTCATCAGAAACCATATCAGGA GTACGGAATGAGAAAGCAAGGAGATACTTGACAGAGATGCGAAAAAAGCCTTCTGTGCCATTTGtacataaattttcaaatgctGATCCTTTAGCCCTTAGGCTATTGCAAAGGCTTTTAGCCTTTGATCCAAAGGATCGACCAACTGCTGAAGAG GCACTGGCTGATCCATACTTCAAGGGCTTGGCCAAAGTTGAGAGAGAACCTTCTTGCCAGCCTATCTCTAAGCTTGAGTTTGAATTTGAGAGGAGAAGAGTCATAAAGGATGATATTAGAGAACTAATTTATCGCGAGATACTAGAATACCATCCTCAGCTGCTCAAAGATTACATGAATGGAACTGATGGCACAAATTTTTTGTATCCTAG TGCTATAGGTCAATTCAAAATGCAAATTGCGTATCTTGAGGAAAATAGTGGTAAAAGTGGACCAGTTATTCCTCCAGAGAGGAAGCATGTTTCCCTCCCTAG GTCTACGGTCCATTCAAGCACGATTTCTCCAAATGCACAgccaaatttgttttcatatgAAAATCGGCAAATGATAGAACAGGCTTCTAACAATGATAGAGTAACAGATGCAAATTTGGGAAATTCAACAAAGGGTTCGCGGCCGCCACCAAGGGTGCCAGGAG CAAAACCAGGGAGAGTGGTTGGACCGGTTCTGCCATATGAAAGTGGCAGAAGCATGAAAGAAACCTATGAACCAAGGATCTACAGAAACTCAATTCTTCCTTCCCAGGCTGTCTCTCCACACTGCTTCTTTAGGACACACACTGCGAATCAAGAGAAGTCTGTAGTGGATATTCAGAGAGATTCTTCACAAGCCAAACGACAACCTGAAACCCAACTGTTTAACATGGCAGCTAAACCAGCTTCAGGCATTGACGTCAACCCCAATCCGTACTACCAAACGCAAACGAAGGTAGACCAACTAAATGCAATTGATGCAAAACTGCTGCAGGCTCAAACTCAGTTCGGTGCTGTTGGTGCTGCAGCGGTAGCTGTAGCTGCTCATAGGAAAGCAGGAGCAGTGCAGTATGGATTGTCTTAG